A stretch of Christensenellaceae bacterium DNA encodes these proteins:
- a CDS encoding transcriptional regulator produces MDQIKEIAQRLRALREIEEIDACEMAELTGKSEAEYLEYEAGDKDFSFSFLYTVANRLGVDITELLTGDNAKLKTFSLVRKGEGLKMERRKAYKYQHLAYIFKNRSMEPFLVTVEPKDTDAVKKNAHEGQEMNYVVEGSMTLFIHDSAILLKEGDTVYFDASTPHAMRAENGKPCKFLAIISK; encoded by the coding sequence ATGGATCAAATCAAAGAAATTGCGCAAAGACTGCGCGCGCTTAGGGAAATTGAAGAAATAGACGCGTGCGAAATGGCGGAGCTTACCGGAAAATCCGAAGCGGAATATTTGGAATACGAAGCAGGCGACAAGGATTTTTCGTTTAGTTTTTTATATACAGTAGCCAACCGCCTGGGTGTGGATATTACGGAACTTTTGACGGGTGACAATGCAAAGCTAAAGACCTTTTCGCTGGTAAGGAAAGGCGAAGGGCTTAAAATGGAACGCAGGAAAGCCTATAAGTATCAGCACTTAGCATATATTTTTAAAAACCGGAGTATGGAGCCGTTTTTGGTCACGGTGGAACCGAAAGATACGGACGCGGTAAAAAAGAACGCGCATGAAGGGCAGGAAATGAATTATGTGGTAGAGGGCAGCATGACGCTTTTTATCCACGACTCTGCCATACTGCTTAAAGAAGGCGATACCGTTTATTTTGACGCGTCCACGCCGCATGCCATGCGCGCGGAGAACGGAAAACCCTGCAAATTTTTGGCAATTATCTCCAAGTGA
- the fhs2 gene encoding formate--tetrahydrofolate ligase 2 codes for MNNDLRIANSVKAEPIGVIADKLGIEDEYLIPYGKSIAKVSLEMLEKKQSGSDGKLILVTAVSPTPAGEGKTTVSVGLADGFSRLGKKACLALREPSLGPVFGIKGGATGGGYAQAIPMEDINLHFTGDIYAVTTANNLLCAMIDNHIYHGNELRLDVNNITFKRCMDMNDRALRNIVCGLGHRTDGVPREDGFNIAAASEIMAILCMATSLQDLKKRLDRITIGYNMDGEAVFAKDLQAGGAMTVILKEAIKPNLVQTLEHTPILMHGGPFANIAHGCNSILATKMALAFSDYAVTEAGFGADLGAEKFLDIKCRNADIWPDAVVLVVTARAMKYHGGVKRENLNEENVDALVKGLPNLDRHVRNLADVYGLPVVIAVNHFDSDSEAEINALLSHAQQLGIPASVCDVWAKGGEGALDLAQKVENAIPVHSSPSHPYDYAQSIKQKIRGIATKIYGAEDVDFNRRAAEKIHMLEDHGYSNLPVCIAKTQYSFSDDASRLGAPECFRLEVRDVRLNSGAGFVVAICGNIMRMPGLPKKPAAMSIDVDENGETIGLF; via the coding sequence ATGAATAACGACCTCAGAATAGCAAACTCGGTAAAAGCGGAGCCTATCGGCGTTATTGCCGATAAACTCGGCATTGAAGATGAATATCTGATTCCTTATGGAAAGAGTATCGCCAAGGTATCCCTGGAGATGCTGGAAAAAAAGCAAAGCGGCTCGGACGGTAAACTGATCCTTGTGACTGCAGTCAGCCCGACCCCTGCCGGTGAAGGAAAAACCACGGTTTCCGTCGGACTTGCGGACGGCTTTTCCCGCCTGGGCAAAAAGGCGTGCCTCGCGCTGCGCGAGCCCTCCTTAGGCCCCGTATTCGGTATCAAAGGCGGCGCCACCGGCGGCGGATATGCCCAGGCAATTCCCATGGAGGATATTAACCTGCACTTTACCGGCGACATTTATGCCGTAACAACAGCTAACAATTTGCTGTGCGCGATGATCGACAACCATATCTATCATGGCAACGAATTACGCCTGGATGTAAATAATATTACGTTCAAACGCTGCATGGATATGAACGACCGCGCTTTACGCAACATTGTCTGCGGACTTGGGCACCGTACTGACGGCGTGCCGCGCGAAGACGGCTTTAATATTGCCGCCGCTTCTGAAATCATGGCTATCCTCTGTATGGCCACCAGCCTGCAGGACTTAAAAAAGCGGCTCGACCGCATTACCATTGGCTACAATATGGACGGAGAAGCCGTCTTTGCCAAAGATTTACAGGCCGGCGGCGCCATGACGGTTATTTTGAAAGAGGCCATCAAACCAAACCTTGTCCAAACCTTAGAGCACACGCCGATTTTGATGCATGGCGGCCCTTTCGCCAACATCGCCCATGGCTGTAACAGCATCCTGGCTACCAAAATGGCTCTTGCCTTTTCCGATTACGCCGTAACCGAGGCTGGTTTCGGCGCTGACCTCGGCGCTGAAAAATTTCTGGATATTAAATGCCGCAACGCTGACATCTGGCCGGACGCCGTCGTGCTCGTAGTCACGGCGCGCGCCATGAAATACCACGGCGGCGTCAAAAGGGAAAACTTAAACGAGGAGAATGTCGATGCCTTGGTAAAAGGGCTTCCCAACCTGGACCGCCATGTCAGAAATTTGGCAGACGTATACGGCCTTCCCGTCGTTATCGCGGTCAATCATTTTGACTCGGACAGCGAAGCGGAGATAAACGCGCTGCTGTCGCATGCCCAACAGCTCGGCATTCCCGCTTCTGTCTGCGATGTTTGGGCAAAAGGAGGCGAGGGCGCGCTTGATCTTGCCCAAAAGGTTGAAAACGCGATTCCCGTGCATTCCTCCCCCAGTCATCCTTATGACTACGCGCAGTCCATCAAACAGAAAATCCGTGGCATCGCGACTAAAATTTACGGCGCGGAAGATGTGGACTTTAACCGCAGAGCGGCTGAAAAAATCCATATGCTGGAAGATCACGGTTATAGTAACCTTCCGGTTTGCATTGCTAAAACGCAGTATTCATTTTCTGACGATGCTTCCCGGCTGGGAGCGCCCGAATGCTTCCGTCTCGAAGTGCGCGACGTTCGCCTCAACTCAGGCGCGGGCTTTGTCGTAGCGATATGCGGCAATATCATGCGCATGCCCGGCCTGCCGAAAAAGCCGGCGGCAATGAGTATCGACGTCGATGAAAACGGTGAAACGATCGGCCTGTTTTAA
- the mtaD gene encoding 5-methylthioadenosine/S-adenosylhomocysteine deaminase: MKIRIEKADIITNNESKDILKDGVLHIDGETIVYVGNADSEPEFSADREINAQGNLIMPGFFNTHTHVPMNMFRSYADDLDLMTWLNTRIFPAEDRLNDEIAYWASMAAMCEMAAAGIVGFNEMYFFMDSVAKAAQESGLRAVLSRAVVTPNKEVAERTFREGVELYEKYNDEGRLRVYLSPHAQYTVNNEMLERIAREAANLKTGIHMHISETRGEHENCLKDEGKTPVGLCAELGLLDVPFLAAHCVWISPQDMELMARHDSYVLSCPRSNLKLASGIAPLTAMLKKGVNVSLGTDGVASNNKLSMMEEMTYAALLQKGTTYDPQAIPAAQAIDMATRQGAKAMGFESGVIEAGKNADIIMLNTDGIRYTPDYDIVSNVVYSADDTDVCMTMVGGEIIYENGRFSFADLEEIKRKLDEYADIMKAI; the protein is encoded by the coding sequence ATGAAGATAAGAATAGAAAAAGCTGATATTATTACAAATAATGAAAGCAAGGACATCCTCAAAGATGGAGTTTTGCACATTGACGGAGAAACAATCGTTTATGTCGGAAACGCGGACAGTGAACCGGAGTTTTCCGCAGACAGGGAAATCAATGCGCAGGGCAATCTGATTATGCCGGGTTTCTTCAATACGCATACGCATGTTCCGATGAATATGTTTCGTTCTTATGCGGACGATCTCGATCTGATGACGTGGCTGAACACACGGATTTTTCCCGCAGAGGACCGCCTGAATGACGAGATCGCCTATTGGGCGAGTATGGCGGCTATGTGCGAGATGGCGGCGGCCGGTATAGTTGGCTTCAACGAGATGTATTTTTTTATGGATTCTGTGGCCAAAGCGGCGCAGGAGAGCGGCCTTAGGGCAGTGCTTTCTAGGGCGGTAGTAACGCCTAATAAGGAAGTTGCGGAGCGTACGTTCCGCGAGGGCGTTGAGCTGTATGAAAAGTATAATGATGAAGGCAGGCTCAGGGTCTACTTGTCGCCGCATGCGCAGTACACGGTAAATAACGAGATGCTGGAGCGGATAGCAAGAGAAGCGGCCAACCTCAAGACAGGGATTCATATGCATATTTCGGAGACGAGGGGAGAGCACGAAAACTGCCTGAAAGACGAGGGAAAAACGCCTGTTGGGCTGTGCGCGGAGCTGGGGCTGCTCGACGTTCCTTTCCTAGCGGCGCATTGCGTCTGGATCAGCCCGCAGGATATGGAACTGATGGCGCGGCATGATTCTTATGTGCTGAGTTGCCCCAGAAGCAACCTGAAGCTCGCAAGCGGGATTGCGCCGCTCACGGCGATGCTCAAAAAGGGCGTGAACGTTTCGCTGGGTACGGATGGCGTGGCGTCCAACAATAAGCTTTCGATGATGGAAGAGATGACATACGCTGCGCTTCTGCAAAAGGGAACAACCTACGATCCGCAGGCGATACCTGCCGCCCAGGCGATCGATATGGCCACGCGGCAGGGCGCGAAAGCAATGGGATTTGAAAGCGGCGTGATCGAGGCGGGGAAAAACGCGGATATTATTATGCTGAACACGGATGGCATCCGCTATACGCCGGACTATGACATTGTATCCAATGTAGTGTACAGCGCCGACGACACAGACGTCTGTATGACTATGGTCGGCGGGGAGATCATCTACGAAAATGGACGCTTCAGCTTTGCGGATCTAGAAGAAATCAAAAGAAAGCTTGACGAATACGCGGATATTATGAAAGCGATCTAA
- a CDS encoding ABC transporter, whose translation MKAMNNGQSVTNDKAKNFGGTVRRLLGFFAPYKKQLIAILILAFLGTAFLIIGPKILGEATNTIFAGVASASEGNETAAGIDFVRLSTILAILVVVYGLSALFTYMQQRVTAKVAQRTVYDLREAVDRKIQRLPLNYFDTHTHGDILSRTTTDIERISATIQQSMTQLITAVFTIIGIIVMMFSISWQMTLIALLVLPAALFLSTLVVRKSQKYYIGQQNKLGNVNSYVEEMYSGHNIVKLYNTEQRTEDVFDRMNDELYEDARRSQFASSILMPITNLVGNVGYVGICVLGGIMTSNGTLTVGAIQAFIQYMQQFTQPIVQTSNIVNLLQSTVAAAERVFELLDEEEQEPENKELKKLENIRGEITFDHVRFGYTPDRILISDMNVHVAPGQKVAIVGPTGAGKTTLVNLLMRFYELNGGSIRVDGIDIRDISRKNLRQQFGMVLQETWLYSGTIRDNIRYGRPEATDEEVYDACRMANVDSFIRTLPGGYDMVINEEGSNISQGQKQLLTIARAFCARPQVLILDEATSSVDTRTEKLIQDAMDKLTRGRTSFMIAHRLSTIKDADIILVMKDGDIIEQGNHDELMAQNGFYTGLYNSQFA comes from the coding sequence ATGAAAGCGATGAACAACGGACAATCTGTTACAAACGACAAGGCGAAGAATTTTGGAGGTACGGTAAGGCGCCTGCTCGGCTTCTTCGCTCCATATAAAAAGCAACTGATTGCCATTTTGATACTGGCGTTTCTGGGAACGGCGTTCCTGATTATCGGTCCTAAAATATTGGGAGAAGCGACCAACACGATTTTTGCAGGCGTGGCGAGCGCATCGGAGGGTAACGAGACGGCGGCCGGTATTGATTTTGTGCGCCTGTCTACTATTTTGGCGATTCTGGTGGTGGTTTACGGGCTGTCGGCGCTCTTTACGTATATGCAGCAGCGCGTAACGGCAAAAGTGGCGCAGCGCACGGTGTATGACCTGCGCGAAGCGGTCGACCGCAAGATTCAACGTCTCCCGCTCAACTATTTTGATACGCATACGCACGGGGATATTCTTTCGAGGACGACGACGGATATTGAACGGATCAGCGCGACGATCCAGCAGTCCATGACGCAGCTTATAACAGCGGTTTTCACGATAATCGGCATTATTGTGATGATGTTCTCCATCAGTTGGCAGATGACGCTGATTGCTCTTTTGGTATTGCCGGCGGCGCTGTTTTTATCGACACTGGTCGTCCGGAAATCACAGAAATATTATATCGGACAGCAAAACAAGCTGGGAAATGTCAACAGCTATGTGGAGGAGATGTATTCGGGGCACAACATCGTTAAGCTGTACAACACGGAACAGCGTACGGAAGATGTGTTTGACAGGATGAACGACGAGCTTTACGAGGATGCGCGGCGTTCGCAGTTTGCGTCCAGTATCCTGATGCCGATCACCAACCTCGTGGGAAATGTCGGCTATGTCGGTATCTGCGTTTTGGGTGGAATCATGACCTCTAACGGGACGCTCACCGTCGGCGCGATACAGGCTTTTATCCAGTATATGCAGCAGTTTACGCAGCCGATCGTTCAGACCTCCAATATTGTCAACCTGCTGCAATCCACTGTTGCGGCGGCGGAACGCGTATTTGAGCTGTTGGACGAGGAAGAACAAGAGCCGGAGAACAAGGAACTGAAGAAGCTTGAGAATATCAGAGGGGAAATCACATTCGACCATGTGCGCTTTGGTTATACGCCGGACCGGATCCTGATTTCAGATATGAACGTGCACGTGGCGCCCGGGCAAAAGGTCGCGATTGTCGGACCAACGGGTGCAGGAAAAACAACGCTGGTAAACCTGCTGATGCGTTTTTATGAGCTCAACGGCGGGAGCATCAGGGTGGACGGCATCGATATACGGGATATTTCACGTAAAAATCTCCGCCAGCAATTCGGCATGGTATTGCAGGAGACGTGGCTGTATTCCGGAACAATCCGCGACAACATCCGTTACGGCCGGCCGGAAGCAACGGACGAAGAGGTATATGATGCGTGCCGGATGGCGAATGTGGATTCGTTTATCAGGACGCTGCCGGGCGGTTATGATATGGTGATCAATGAAGAGGGGAGCAATATTTCACAAGGGCAGAAGCAGTTGCTGACAATCGCGCGTGCCTTTTGTGCGCGGCCGCAGGTACTGATTCTGGACGAAGCGACCAGCTCGGTCGATACCCGCACGGAAAAGCTGATTCAGGATGCGATGGATAAGCTGACACGGGGAAGGACAAGCTTTATGATCGCCCATCGCCTCTCAACGATCAAGGATGCGGATATTATTCTGGTAATGAAAGACGGGGATATTATCGAGCAGGGAAATCACGACGAGCTGATGGCGCAAAACGGATTCTATACGGGACTTTATAACAGTCAGTTCGCTTAA
- a CDS encoding acetyl-CoA synthetase has translation MRIFEKYSTTGFSSYEEFAEKFETIVPENFNFGFDVVDVLAREQPNKRALLWTNDNDEERLFTFSDISRLSNQAANFFKAEGIKKGDKVMLILKRHYEFWITIIALHKLGAIAIPATHLLTKKDIIYRNNAADVKMIVSTKDGELKEHVEDAAASSPTLEKKIIVGEKRAGWLEFWTEMGKYDDVFERPQGKEATTNDDIMLLYFTSGTTGMPKMVAHNFVYPLGHIVTAVYWHNADPDGLHLTVADTGWAKSAWGKLYGQWLAETCIFVYDMDKFIPDLLLKKIEKYQVTTFCAPPTIYRYFIKEDLTKYDLSSLKYVTIAGEPLNPEVYYQFLDTTGLKLMEIYGQTELTVTIGNFLWMEPRPGSMGKPNAMYDLDIVNEKGEVCSPGETGEIVIRTDKKVPTGMFLGYYKDEELTNKVWNNGLYHTGDVAWKDEDGYFWYVGRADDVIKSSGYRIGPFEVESALMEHPAVLETAITGVPHPERGQIVKATIVLAEGYEPSDVLKKELQDHVKKSTAPYKYPREIEFVTELPKTISGKIRRVELREKDSK, from the coding sequence ATGAGAATATTTGAAAAATATAGTACAACAGGATTTTCGAGTTATGAGGAGTTTGCCGAAAAATTTGAGACGATAGTACCTGAAAATTTTAATTTCGGATTTGACGTCGTAGATGTCCTTGCTAGAGAGCAACCGAACAAGCGGGCGCTTTTATGGACCAACGATAATGATGAGGAACGCTTGTTTACCTTTTCTGATATTAGCAGACTTTCGAACCAGGCGGCAAACTTCTTCAAAGCAGAGGGCATCAAAAAAGGCGATAAGGTCATGCTGATTCTAAAACGCCATTACGAGTTTTGGATTACCATCATTGCTCTGCACAAGCTGGGGGCGATCGCGATTCCGGCGACACACCTGCTGACGAAGAAAGATATTATCTACAGGAACAACGCGGCGGACGTGAAGATGATCGTCAGCACAAAGGACGGGGAGTTAAAAGAGCACGTCGAAGACGCCGCAGCCTCGTCGCCCACGCTTGAAAAAAAGATCATTGTGGGCGAAAAACGGGCAGGATGGCTGGAATTTTGGACGGAGATGGGAAAATACGACGATGTATTTGAACGCCCGCAAGGAAAAGAAGCGACGACGAACGACGATATTATGTTGCTGTATTTCACATCCGGAACGACGGGTATGCCCAAAATGGTCGCGCACAATTTTGTATACCCGTTGGGACATATCGTAACTGCGGTCTATTGGCACAATGCGGATCCGGACGGCCTGCACCTGACAGTCGCGGATACCGGATGGGCCAAAAGCGCATGGGGAAAGCTCTATGGACAATGGCTTGCGGAGACGTGCATCTTCGTCTATGATATGGATAAATTCATTCCCGATTTGTTGCTGAAGAAAATCGAGAAGTATCAGGTGACGACGTTTTGTGCGCCGCCGACCATCTATCGCTACTTTATCAAAGAGGATCTTACAAAATATGACCTGTCGTCCTTAAAATATGTGACAATCGCCGGAGAGCCTCTGAATCCGGAGGTGTATTATCAATTTCTGGATACTACTGGACTTAAGCTGATGGAAATTTACGGGCAGACGGAGCTGACGGTCACGATAGGGAATTTCCTTTGGATGGAGCCGCGTCCAGGATCGATGGGTAAGCCGAATGCGATGTACGACCTTGACATCGTCAACGAAAAGGGCGAGGTTTGTTCGCCGGGCGAAACGGGTGAGATCGTTATCCGTACAGACAAGAAAGTCCCGACTGGCATGTTCCTTGGATATTATAAGGACGAAGAGCTCACCAATAAGGTATGGAATAATGGGCTTTACCATACCGGAGACGTTGCATGGAAAGATGAAGACGGATATTTCTGGTATGTGGGTAGGGCGGACGATGTCATTAAATCGTCAGGATACCGCATCGGACCGTTCGAAGTGGAAAGTGCGCTTATGGAGCATCCGGCGGTACTGGAAACGGCGATTACCGGTGTGCCGCATCCGGAGCGCGGACAGATTGTCAAGGCGACAATCGTGCTCGCGGAGGGCTATGAACCCAGCGACGTGCTCAAAAAAGAGTTGCAGGACCATGTAAAAAAATCCACCGCGCCGTATAAGTATCCACGCGAGATCGAGTTTGTGACGGAACTGCCTAAAACGATCAGCGGAAAGATCAGGCGAGTGGAATTGCGCGAAAAGGATAGTAAATAA
- a CDS encoding B12-binding domain-containing radical SAM protein: MRTVLTAINASYVHTNPAVRGLAAAADEWDVFFCEYNINQPAQDILHDLLQKKPVVVCFSCYIWNIGMVLRVAEDLKRIDPYLRVILGGPEVSFESRVWMRKAPFIDYIVCGEGETVLPRLLQAIEKGNVGGLKSVLYREKNTIRGDDTYAVCENLEAFPAPFSAAQDSYDENRIYYYESSRGCPFSCAYCLSGAIGGGVREKSVGKVKRDIDVFIQKNTRLVKFVDRTFNANRQRAKEIWRYVIERTGNTSFHFEVGLDLLDEEAIMLLQSAPAGKIQLEAGIQSCNQKTLETVIRKTNMTGMKHNARAILKAGNIHLHLDLIAGLPHEDLPSFARSFNEVYALYPDALQLGFLKLLRGTALKRTAGEYGIVARSYAPYEVLKTNDITADELLCLREIAGLVDRYYNTGRMRKGFDYITKNNILQPFELYAKLYAFSCESGYAARPISVRDQFTLIISFAKYVLKERQLLSFLKYLKQDYIQTKAKGAMPNELAQID, translated from the coding sequence ATGAGGACGGTTTTAACTGCAATTAACGCAAGCTATGTGCATACCAATCCTGCAGTGCGCGGTTTGGCTGCTGCGGCGGACGAATGGGATGTTTTCTTCTGCGAATATAATATCAACCAGCCTGCGCAGGATATTTTGCATGATCTCTTGCAAAAAAAGCCGGTGGTGGTATGCTTCTCCTGTTACATCTGGAATATCGGCATGGTTTTGCGCGTCGCCGAGGATTTAAAGCGGATCGACCCGTACCTGCGGGTAATACTCGGCGGCCCCGAGGTCTCGTTTGAAAGCCGCGTGTGGATGAGGAAAGCCCCTTTTATAGATTACATTGTATGCGGAGAGGGGGAAACGGTGCTGCCCCGGTTGCTGCAGGCAATAGAAAAGGGAAATGTGGGCGGTCTCAAAAGCGTGTTGTACCGCGAAAAGAATACGATTCGCGGCGACGACACCTATGCGGTGTGCGAGAACCTTGAAGCCTTTCCTGCGCCTTTTTCGGCAGCACAGGACTCTTATGACGAAAACCGGATTTATTATTACGAGTCCTCGAGAGGGTGCCCCTTTTCGTGCGCCTACTGCCTGTCAGGAGCTATTGGCGGGGGCGTCAGGGAAAAGTCTGTCGGTAAGGTCAAAAGGGATATTGATGTCTTTATACAAAAAAATACGCGGCTTGTGAAATTTGTGGACCGGACTTTTAACGCCAATCGGCAACGGGCGAAAGAAATCTGGCGGTACGTGATCGAGCGGACAGGAAACACGTCTTTTCATTTTGAGGTCGGCCTTGATCTGTTGGATGAAGAAGCGATTATGCTGCTGCAAAGTGCGCCTGCGGGGAAAATACAACTGGAAGCAGGTATCCAATCGTGTAATCAGAAGACGCTTGAGACAGTTATCCGCAAAACAAATATGACTGGGATGAAGCATAATGCGCGCGCGATCCTAAAGGCGGGAAATATCCATTTGCATCTTGATCTCATTGCGGGCTTGCCGCACGAAGATTTGCCAAGCTTCGCGCGTTCTTTCAACGAGGTATATGCGCTGTATCCGGACGCGCTGCAACTTGGTTTTTTAAAGCTGCTGCGGGGGACGGCCCTGAAAAGGACGGCCGGTGAATATGGAATTGTCGCACGCAGCTATGCGCCATACGAGGTGCTGAAAACGAACGATATAACGGCAGATGAACTGCTCTGTCTGCGCGAGATAGCAGGCCTTGTGGACCGATATTATAATACGGGGAGAATGCGGAAAGGATTCGATTATATCACAAAAAACAATATCTTGCAGCCGTTCGAACTTTACGCGAAGCTCTATGCGTTTTCCTGTGAGAGCGGGTATGCAGCACGTCCGATTAGCGTACGGGACCAGTTTACATTGATAATCTCTTTTGCCAAATACGTATTAAAAGAAAGACAGCTTCTTTCGTTTTTGAAATACCTGAAGCAGGATTACATCCAAACAAAGGCCAAAGGCGCTATGCCAAACGAACTCGCGCAAATTGATTAA
- a CDS encoding adenosylhomocysteinase → MSDIANIKLAPAGQQKIEWVKRYMPVLKSFEEEMAPQKPFAGYRMCVCCHLEAKTAYLIQVLKACGAQVAACASNPLSTQDDVVAALVADGADVYAIHGETPEVYDEHIKSALRTQPNLIVDDGGDVITMLHEEFPQLIDNVIGASEETTTGVLRLKAMEKAGALKIPVIPVNDAQCKYMFDNRYGTGQSVWDGIMRTTNLIVAGKHVVVAGYGWCGKGVAKRAAALGARVIVTEIDHIKATEALMDGFDVMTMDDAASLGDIFVTVTGCDDVIVKRHFDKMKDGVILSNAGHFDCEVNVAQLHEISEKVVEMRNNVEGYVQKDGRILNVIAGGRLVNLASGDGHPAEIMDMSFALQFLAQKYIKENHESMKPGLMNLPKDIDYSVAVRKLKAMGGAVDVLTPEQRKYLYGE, encoded by the coding sequence ATGAGCGATATTGCAAATATCAAACTGGCGCCCGCCGGTCAGCAGAAAATCGAGTGGGTGAAGCGTTATATGCCCGTTTTAAAAAGCTTTGAAGAGGAAATGGCGCCGCAAAAACCGTTCGCTGGTTACAGGATGTGCGTGTGCTGCCATCTGGAGGCTAAGACAGCTTATCTGATCCAGGTATTAAAGGCGTGCGGCGCACAGGTTGCCGCGTGCGCTTCCAATCCGCTTTCAACGCAGGACGACGTGGTGGCGGCGCTCGTAGCGGACGGCGCGGACGTATATGCGATTCATGGGGAAACGCCCGAGGTATATGATGAACATATCAAAAGCGCGCTTCGGACGCAGCCGAATTTGATCGTGGACGACGGCGGGGATGTCATCACCATGCTGCACGAGGAATTCCCGCAATTGATTGACAACGTAATCGGAGCGAGCGAGGAAACGACCACCGGAGTGTTGCGCTTAAAAGCGATGGAAAAGGCAGGCGCGCTTAAGATACCGGTTATTCCCGTAAATGATGCGCAGTGCAAATATATGTTTGATAACCGTTATGGCACAGGGCAATCCGTTTGGGACGGTATCATGCGTACCACCAATCTGATCGTCGCGGGCAAGCACGTAGTCGTGGCAGGATATGGCTGGTGCGGCAAGGGCGTTGCCAAACGTGCGGCCGCCCTCGGGGCAAGGGTCATCGTTACGGAAATCGACCACATCAAGGCCACGGAAGCGCTGATGGATGGCTTTGACGTGATGACAATGGACGACGCTGCTTCGCTAGGCGATATTTTCGTTACGGTTACGGGCTGTGACGACGTGATCGTGAAGCGTCATTTTGACAAAATGAAAGATGGCGTTATTTTATCGAATGCCGGACATTTCGATTGTGAGGTCAATGTGGCGCAACTGCATGAGATCAGCGAAAAAGTGGTTGAAATGCGCAACAACGTAGAAGGATATGTGCAAAAGGATGGACGTATCCTGAATGTGATTGCAGGCGGACGGCTGGTGAACCTGGCATCCGGCGATGGACATCCGGCAGAAATTATGGACATGAGTTTTGCGCTTCAGTTTTTGGCGCAAAAGTACATCAAAGAGAACCATGAGTCCATGAAGCCCGGTCTTATGAACCTGCCCAAGGACATTGATTACAGCGTAGCGGTACGTAAGTTAAAGGCGATGGGCGGCGCTGTGGATGTGCTTACCCCGGAGCAGCGCAAATATCTGTATGGTGAATAA
- the gtaB1 gene encoding UTP--glucose-1-phosphate uridylyltransferase: MKIRKAVIPAAGLGTRFLPATKAQPKEMLPIVDKPTIQYIVEEAVASGIESIVIITGRSKRAIEDHFDKSIELELELNKKGKCDLLQLVDDIANLVKVMYVRQKEPLGLGHAIGTARDFIGNEPFGVILGDDIVKSGQPALKQLIDAYEECGSTVIGVQKVEKKDTDKYGIIATKDMQGRLHKVDRLVEKPSSDEAPSDLGIMGRYVITPEIFNAIDRTQPGKGGEIQLTDALQNLLEKESIYAYEFEGKRYDVGDRLGFLKATCEFALDRDDLREDFQAYLKEITGGMK, translated from the coding sequence ATGAAAATTAGAAAAGCAGTGATACCGGCAGCGGGATTGGGAACGCGCTTTTTGCCTGCGACAAAGGCACAGCCCAAAGAGATGCTCCCCATCGTCGACAAACCGACGATACAGTATATCGTTGAAGAAGCGGTAGCGAGCGGGATCGAAAGTATTGTCATCATTACAGGCAGGAGTAAGCGCGCGATCGAGGATCACTTTGATAAGTCTATCGAGTTGGAGCTCGAATTGAACAAAAAAGGAAAATGCGATCTTCTGCAATTAGTGGATGATATTGCGAATCTTGTCAAAGTCATGTATGTGCGCCAAAAGGAACCTCTGGGGCTTGGTCATGCGATCGGAACGGCGCGTGATTTTATCGGAAACGAACCGTTCGGCGTGATTTTGGGCGACGATATTGTGAAAAGCGGACAGCCTGCTTTAAAGCAACTGATCGACGCTTATGAGGAATGCGGTTCTACTGTAATCGGCGTACAGAAGGTGGAAAAAAAGGATACCGACAAGTACGGAATTATTGCCACAAAGGATATGCAGGGAAGACTGCACAAGGTCGACCGGCTGGTGGAAAAACCGTCCAGCGACGAAGCGCCCTCTGATTTGGGTATCATGGGAAGATATGTCATTACGCCGGAGATTTTTAATGCGATCGACAGAACTCAGCCCGGAAAGGGCGGGGAGATACAATTAACGGATGCGCTGCAAAATCTTCTTGAGAAAGAATCCATTTATGCGTATGAGTTCGAGGGAAAACGTTATGACGTCGGCGACCGTTTGGGATTCCTGAAAGCAACCTGTGAGTTCGCACTGGATCGGGACGATCTCAGGGAGGACTTCCAGGCATATTTGAAAGAAATTACGGGGGGAATGAAATGA